Below is a genomic region from Echinicola rosea.
CATACATTACCCGTCTATAGCTGAACCCAATGACATCCAAAGCCTCAGCATAACCGGTCACATAACTGGCCGATGGCAATATACAGTTGGCCGTGACCACCCTTGTGGTATCCAGCTCCTTGGTCCAAGCAGAGAGCTTCTGTGCAGTAGCTCCAATAGTATGGTCCTTTGCAGGAAGAGAATCGTAGCGGGCCTTGATTTGTTCAGGACTAAGACGGGTAGGATTCCAAAAATAATTTCCTCCTGCATCGGCATCCCAGAACCCCGTAGCGAGTTTATTTCTGGGATAGGTCCATTCGATTTCATTCCCTATGGACCACTGAAAGATACTGGGGTGATTTCGATGTGCCCTGACAGTAGCTTTGAGGTCTTTTTCTGCATTTTCCTGAAAGTACGCTGCCGAGCCCCTGCTGATATAGTCGTCATGCTGCTCATTCGTGTTCAGCCGCTTGTCTTTTGGATAATCCCACTCATCGTAAAATTCATCCTGCACCAAAAACCCCATTTCATCACATAAGTCCAATAACTCCTCAGCAGCGGGATTATGAGAAATCCTAACAGCATTACAGCCCCCCTCTTTCAGATAGGCCAGTCGTCGTCTCCATACATCTTTAGGCACTGCCGAGCCTACCAATCCACCATCATGATGCAGGCATACTCCCTTGATTTTCATATTCTCGCCGTTGAGGTAAAACCCGGTAGCTGCATCAAAATGAAACTCCCTAATACCAAAACTGGTAGCATACTCATCTTGCTTTTCCCCATCTACACTCACCGTAAGCGACAACTGATATAAATTAGGTTGGTCGATCCCCCATCTTTTTATATCGTGCAGTGTGACTTTCTTTTGATGGGTCTCCTTGCTTCCGCTGCTTTGGCTAATGCTCCACGATTCCTTCTTCACCACTTCGCCACTGGGTCCAGCTATTTCCAAAAGCAGCCTTGCTTCTTTCGTTTGGGGATGGTCGTTTTTCAATTGATATTGCACCGCCAAGCTGGCTGTGGCACCATCGATCTCCGGTGTAGTGACAAAGACACCCCAAACGGGAATATGGAATTTTCCTGTCTGGATCATTTTGACGTTCCTATAAATTCCAGCCCCGGGGTACCAGCGGCTATCTGCATAGCGACTGCGGTCCACCTTTACAGTCAGGGTATTCTTTTGGCCAGGAGGATTTAGATAAGGACTTATATCAAAATAAAACGGACTGTATCCATAGGCCTGATATCCCAGCAGCTGACCGTTGATGTAGGTCTTGCTGTGGTTATAGACACCATCAAAAAGCAAATACGAATTGATCTCATCTCCTTCTTCGGGAGAATAGAACTCCTTCTTATACC
It encodes:
- a CDS encoding glycoside hydrolase family 2 TIM barrel-domain containing protein is translated as MTIKNNIFLACSIVAVLWIWFAGPVQGQGKREMDFNKGWFFKLSEEDMLSKPISEDWQAVRLPHDWSIGQAYDTLHLEGATGYLPGGIGWYKKEFYSPEEGDEINSYLLFDGVYNHSKTYINGQLLGYQAYGYSPFYFDISPYLNPPGQKNTLTVKVDRSRYADSRWYPGAGIYRNVKMIQTGKFHIPVWGVFVTTPEIDGATASLAVQYQLKNDHPQTKEARLLLEIAGPSGEVVKKESWSISQSSGSKETHQKKVTLHDIKRWGIDQPNLYQLSLTVSVDGEKQDEYATSFGIREFHFDAATGFYLNGENMKIKGVCLHHDGGLVGSAVPKDVWRRRLAYLKEGGCNAVRISHNPAAEELLDLCDEMGFLVQDEFYDEWDYPKDKRLNTNEQHDDYISRGSAAYFQENAEKDLKATVRAHRNHPSIFQWSIGNEIEWTYPRNKLATGFWDADAGGNYFWNPTRLSPEQIKARYDSLPAKDHTIGATAQKLSAWTKELDTTRVVTANCILPSASYVTGYAEALDVIGFSYRRVMYDYGHKNFPDLPIMGTENLPQWHEWKAVAERPFVAGLFLWTGVDYMGEGHHREGSKNPRLRGARSGLLDYAGFKKRAYYMMKSLWTEEPIIHIATQKINKSTFKYDGNKKKVVERKPGAWKHAIWYWPETNQHWNYKKGDSVIVEVISNLPSLELSLNGQSLGKKDLKDFDDRIYKWMVPYGAGTLKVEGRNNGQLATQFLHTAGESANVRLQLDQRYLEDDGSSVAHVEVQLEDQKGFPVYHRDEELEVTVDGPLELLGVDNGSPTNFTHPSSSRIKTSEGKALVIVQSIKGQKGTGTVEIKVNDQSFRQSITID